The following is a genomic window from Chiloscyllium punctatum isolate Juve2018m chromosome 32, sChiPun1.3, whole genome shotgun sequence.
TGGGATGTTTAAACCCAGGATGGTTTTGTTAGAGTGGATTAGGAGAGAGAGGCGGTAACTCTCCAAGGGGGAAGAGTAAAATTAGGTGCCGTCAATACAAGATATATGCTAATAATTCAAATCAGGAATCCAAAAGCAATTTCTCTGCCCAGTGCAAAAACCTAAGAAATtgaagcaggaggagaccattcagcccatcaagcatTCACAAACACCCAATACTATTATGGCTGCTCTTGTGCTTCAATCCAacttccccacctctttctctaCCCCAAAACTGAGGTGTGGGGCGGGTGTGCGGGGCGGAGTCATAAAGTGGGGAGGGGTTGCCATAAGTTAGGGGAGGAGACCCATAAATTACAGGGCAAGGACAGGCCTAGAGAAGGGCGAGAATGTGGAACTGAATATTTCAGCAAGTTGTCAAGGCGTTTGGAGGGAAGCTGGATAAGCATTTGAAGGAGAAGGGATACGGGCCAATGCTGACAAGGTAAGAGAGGAGGGATTGGAGAAGTTTGAAGTGgaggtggactggttgggccgaatggcctgtttctgcactgtaattCTGAGTCATCTGAAACTGTGCCTAGAGTGACATCTCCTAATTATTCACTGGATCATTTGGGGTCACAGCTGCAGCAGGAGTCCATTTCTTACAGCAGCTGATTGGCCAGCCCCATCAGGGCTATTAATATTTAACCACTGAGTTGAATCACATGTTCATGAGACCGGGCAAGAGCAGGTATTTCCTCTCCCTGAATAACAATGTTAAAGGAAAACAGATAAATACAACTAACACCAACTATTAATCATTAACCACAAAAGGActttggaaaccacactgaaaaGAGATGATCTTTCCATCATGCTTGTTCTAAGTGTTGTATTTTGACTTACATTGTTTTTTGCATTGGGATTCATTGCTATGGTTCCACAGATCTCCTCTCCCCGTTTCACAGTCAGGTAGTCTTCCAAAtaaaatacagtttgtttccaaTGTGTGTATGGAGCATCAGGAGCTACAGAACAATTGCCAGTTAGTAAGACAATGATTCTAAGTCAGTAATATTATGTTATTAATCTATGATTGTCTGATTCTATTGAAATGCTGTTAACAACCTAAAATGAAACACTCCCCAAATGTTTTAATATAAACTCTCCTGAGAGTCCAAACATCTATGAAACAATCACTATAATTTATTCTAACCAGACCAGAAATTTTATAGAAGGAGGACTTTCAGCCCATCATGTATTTACCTGCTACCCAGCTTAATCCCTTTGCCAGCTCTCAGCCCATAGCCTGGAGGTTAgaacttttcaaatgcatgtcGAAATATTTTGTAATTAGCTTCCAATTTTCACCCATCTCTCACCTTCagctggtccatctctgacacttAACTTCCCTTCCTCAGTTTCTCTACCTCCATTTGTGCAATAATTGACAAAGGAATTTGAGGAGACATTAGATGTTTCTTCCACTCAGGTTGTATCTAAGATCTGGAATGTAGTATCTGACCTTTCAAAAGTCAATTGGAtatatgtattttttaaaattcattcagaggatgtgggtatctttggttaggccagcatttgttgggCATTTGTAAtagctcagagggcagttaaaactcatcacattgctgggggtctggagtcatatatttctttccctaaaggacataagtgaaccagatgggttttttcctgctaacaatggtttcatggtcaccattagatcattaattccaaatattttattgaattccacTTTCTGCCATGAGgaaattcaaacccaggtccccagaacattagctgagtttctggatgaaTAATCTAGCGATAGTACCCCTAGGCCATTGTCTCCCATTTGAAGAGGATTAATAAGCAGGCATATAGAGGAACAAAGTATGATGAGGGACTAATTTGTGCAACTCTTTCAAAGAGCCAACATgtacatgatgggccaaatgtcttccttctgtgctgttagACTCTATGATTGTATATGACAAAGAGTTAGTTACCTGGATCATATGAGCACTCAGATTCCAAAGTACAGTAAGAATAGCTGTTGACAGTTACCTGTAGAAAACCCAGTTTTCTTGTGACACTTTGTAAATTCGATGTTAAAGTACGTGACCAAAGCGTGAACATATTCATTTCGCTGAACTTGAAGACAGAATGTAGAGGTGAATGACAGGTCCTCGGTCTTCACATTGTAGATATCCACTTCCTAAATGGAGAAATCCCTCTGTTATTTCTCAACGTCCCTCACCAACACCACTCCTCCCCACCCCCGTCGCAATATAAACCAAGTACTTTGTTGGCATTTTGCcctcaaattctggattagtggggctagaaaagcacagcaattcaggcagcatccgaggagcagtaaaatcgacgtttcgggcaaaagcccttcatcaggaataccacaATTCCAGTGGTTATTTTCAGGGGGTCAgttgagtgggggagagaggggggtggggttggaatgGATGGAGCTGAAGAATAAACAGAGAGGGATGTGCAGCCAAGGGGATGGAGTGCAGCTGAGAGAGGATGGggagcaggagatgggggagtctGGACATTGTGGGGGGAGGATAGAATGTGAGAGGGAGCCCCAGTTGTGAGCTCAGTGTGACTCCTTACTTAAATATGCTCCAGATAAGTGGCAGGGATTGAGGTGGCTCAAGAATAGGGTATTTACATGAAGAGATCGACATGGGCATGTTTGGAAGGGAGTGAGGGCAGTGATGGGATGGTTGGGGAAGGGACAAGTGGCTGAGTCTCTTGAATGTCACAGAGTTTAGACAGTGTGTTCTTCCCTAATCTCTCAGCTCTTCCCTTCTCAGCCTGTAGTAGACACCCTGTTGAAGGAGATTTGTGCCAGACAGAAAGACCCACACATCATTCTCAGTGAATCGGAGGGGTGCTGACTTATTTAGAATTGTGGAAAGATCACACATTACTTAATGAAAACTCGTAAAGTTGACACAGCACCTTAGCTTGAACAAGTTGGTAGGTATGTAACTATTCCTATACCTGCATCACCACAGAGCAGTGCGTGCTTCCTGCCCACCCCAGCATCTGAGTAACAAGTGAGTCTATTGCTGGACTCTGGGATAATTTATTTGCAGCTAAGAGTAGGAAAGAGACTCCAAGTTTATTTCGATGAAAttgggttggaaggtttgagctatagggagaggctgagttggctggagctgttttccttggCACTTcaaatgctgaggggtgacctcattagaggtctataaaatcatgaggggcatagatagggtatataggcaagatcttttccctggggtggggtagtccagaactagagggcataggtttatggtgaggtgggaaagatataaaagggaccgtaaggggcaactttttcacacaaagggtggtgggtgtatgaaatgagctgccagaggaagtggtggagcctggtacagttacaacatttaaaaggcatccggatgggtatatgaagaggaagagatatggaccaagtgctggcaaatgggactagattaggttgggatgtctggtcggcatggatgagttggactgaacggtctgtttccatgctgtacatgtctatgactctctGGTACCTGTACACCAAGGCAAGTATTCTAAATTATTTTTTTCATAGGGTGAGGGTGATACAATTAATGCCCATCCTTAATTTCTCCTGAACAGAACTACTTTCCTGAACTAAGGAAAGACATACTGGCAATGGAGGCAGTTCAGGAACACTCAGTGGGTTGATCCCACCcgtggagggattttcttatgaggagaggttgaataggttgggcctATACTCTTTGGAGTTTCACAGTGGACAATACCAGCAGCACGCCAGAACTTCAAGAGTGTCAGGGAGTAGAGGTGAGTGTAgcggccatcactaaggagaaggtgctggggatgCTGAATGTTGATAAATAACCCTGACCAGAATTCTGAAGGATATACCTGAGGAGATTATGGAGGCAttgtgatgatctttcaggaatcactggaatcaGGAAGGATCCTGTAAGACTGAAAAATGGCTAATTCAACTCTCCTGTTTAAAAAAGAagggaggcagaaaacaggaaactgtcggccagttagcctgaccctGGTTGTTGGTAAGGTTTTAGAGTTCATTATGAAGGATAAGATCATTGAATGCTTTgtaagtgcatggtaaaatagttaaaaatcacacaacaccaggttatagtccaacaggtttaattggaagctcactagctttcggagcgacgctccttcatcaggtgatagtggagggctcaatcctaacacagaatttatagcaaaaatttacagtgtgatgtaactgaaattatacattgaaacattgattgtctgttaagcctttcatctgttagaataccatgatagtttcacttccttcatgtgtaaatcacaaatcctttttttaaaaagttgcattctcaggttaactgttaacaatggtgatagctagacaatatgttgaaggtgttagccccctgtgttctctgtctatgctaatgtgtttagattgattctaatctaaaaagtgagataacgatccacatgcacacatacattttgtggggtgaatttgtacttgcagagttacattttactttgctcaaaaactgcatgcattcatgtagaactctgagctcaaaaactgcatgaattcgtgtaaaactccgttatctcactttttagattagaatcgatctaaacatcaggtcatagacagagaacacagggggctaacaccttcaacatattgtctagctatcaccattgttaacagttaacctgagaatgcaactttttaaagaaaggttttgtgatttacacatgaaagaagtgaaactatcatggtatttaaacagatgaaaggcttaacagacaattaatttttcaatgtataatttcagttacatgacactgtacatttttgctataaattctgtgcgttaggattgagccctccactaccacctggtgaaggagcgacgctctgaaagctagtgtgcttccaattaaacctgttggactataacctggtgttgtgtgatttttaactttgtacacaccagtccaacaccggcatctccaaatcatggtaaaatagggctgagtcagcaaaGCTTTGTCAAGAGGAGGTCAGGCCTGAGGTTGGgcgtcacggtggctcagtggttagcactgctacctctcagggtcccaggttcgattccagccttgagtgattgtctgtgtggagtttgcacattctcccagtgtctgtgtgggtttcctccgggtgctccggtttcctcccacagtccaaagatgtgcaggtcaggcgaattggccttgcctaattacccgtagtgttaggtgcattaatcagagagaaatgggtctgggtgggttattcttcagagggtcggtgtggaattgttgggccgaaggacctgtatctaatctaaaatctttgAGGAGGCAATAGACAAGTTAGACAAATGAGAGCCAGTAGCCATGATCGATTTGGATTcccagaaagcctttgacaagataaataagagcccatggtgttaggggcaagtaCTGGCATtgatagaggattgactgactaGCATAAGGAAGAGACGCTCTTTTTCAGGATGGAATCTGGTAACTaatggagttctgcaggggtccGTGTTGGGACCCCAACACTCACGTTATACACTAACAATCTGAACAAAGCAACTTAGGGTGTTGTTGCTAGGTTcaaagatgacacaaagatcggtggagggacagatagtatggaggaaatggggaggcaGCAGAAGGACTTGGGTagactaggagagtgggcaaagaagtggcagatggaatacaacacgggaaagtgtgaggttatgtactttggtaggaagaatagagctGTAAACTATTTTTCAAatagggaaaggcttcagaaatctgaagtacagaGCAACTTGGGAGTCCGaatccaggattctcttaaggttaacatgcaggttgatttggcagttaggaaggtaaatgcaatgttaacattcatttaaagggggctagaatacaaaagcagagatgtactgctgaggctgtataaaacaatatttggaatACCGTGAACAATTTTGGGCCCCCTATCTAAGGAAGGAGGTGCTGGCCTTGGGaagatccagaggaggtttacaagaattatCTTGAGGATGAAGGTCTCATCGTAGGATGTGTGGTTGGGGACTCCAGGTCTGTACTCAGTGAAGTTTTTATAGgatactgaaaggcctggataAAGTCTacttggagaagatgtttccattagtgggAGAGACTAAAACCAAGGGCACAGTCTTAGCGTGAAGAGACAACCCTTAGAACTTAGGGAAATTTCTTCACCAGAGGATGGTGTATCTGTGGAAATCATTGCTGCAGGAGGCTGTgaaagccaagtcattgagtgtatttaagacagagacagataagttTTTGATTGGCCAGGGGATCAAGAGTTAAGAGGAAAAGGGAGGAGAATAGGTTTAAGatgcatatcagccatgatcaaatgatgGAGCAGATACGATGGACCAAATGACCTAATTCTCCTCATATATCTCATGGTCTtatggagtttaggagaatgaaagGAAACCTTAGGAAAGCACACAATTTATAGGGACTTGACAGAGTAATGTAGAGAGATTTCCCCTTCTGGGCAATTCTACAttccagagggcataatctcaaaaCCGTGAGGAGGAGGATTTGTTTTCTCTTAGAGGTTAGTGGGTCTGTGGAATGGTTTAGCACACTTgactgttgaggctggatcatttaAGTTTATTCAGGCCTGAGACAATCAGCTTTCTCATCATGAAGGGTTAATGGGATAAGACAAGAAAATAGAGTTGAGGACTATCATTGGACTATGAACTTATTGAGTGGCAGCATAGACTCGATGTGCTGAATGGGCTGAACCAGACCGGGCAAAAATAGTCGATTTCCTTCCTAAAGAACATCAGTAAACTAACAATCAATGATAGTTGTCATGGTCACCATCACTTGATGAGATTGATATGCCAGACTTATTCATTAATTTTAAGTTCCaccagtgggatttgaacctgtgtcaaaAGAGTATTAGCATAGATTATTAGGCCAGTGATAGGAGCACTGGGCTAGTATAGGTTCCAGATTTAATAGATTCCATTCATGTTGTAGTTCTGATAACCAAACAGATTATTCCAAAAGAGGTTCACCACACCTTGATGAGACAAGCATTGGTCACAACTTGTTTAGGATCCACAATATCTACCAGAGGTTCCTTTATGGCAACGTTCCTGATGCACGTCATGTCAAAACCATAAACATTCTCCCACCCTATAAAAAAAAAGGAGGCGTCTAAAATTAAATCAATTTGTACAAATGATCAGAAAGCAAAGAGAGGAGACAACAACACACAGGGTTACTGGCACACCGAGGTAGACATGGTAGGGCATGTGGCAGCAGCAGAAATGAGGCAAGTATAGAGGGGCTCATAGAGGAGGAGGTGAGAGGCCTGGATACTACCCACTTGTAATGGAGTAGAGTCTTGTCACCAGTTGAGATCAAATTGTTTGCCAGACTGCAGTACAAGGGGTTAGGCTCTGATTGTGTGATAAACTAATGAACATGATCACAGGAAGTGATATGATGCTATGTGATCTTGACCCCACTTGCAGCCTCATGGCAAGATGAAGCTACAGTAAGATGTTGCTTAAAGTCAATGTTCCTCTTACCTCGGCAAACTCTGCACATAGTTTTGTTGCACTGCTAAAGAATAAGTCTATTACATGAACCATCTCCAGACATTAACAATGTGTAATGTTAGCCAATGATGCAACCATGGAGATTGTAAAGAAAATCCAGATTCATGCCCTCAAATGAGATAATGAAACACAGGAGCTACGTGAATGCACAACATTCAGACATGATCTTACAGTGAATTTTGAAGTCCTTGTACTGTCGATCTTCAATGGCAACAATGTAAAGTGTGGCACGATCAGGGAACATCAGTCCTCCAGGTTTCTGTTGGTGAATTTTGGGGAAATGGGTCTCGTAATCTATTCACCTGATAAAGATATCACATTTTGAACTGCACATACAAAGGAGAATCCAACCTGCATCTGTTACACACTTTTACTGTTGCATACTCAACTGTCATTTCAGATTGATCAATCACTTCCTTGATCGATCCATGATCTTATGGATTATCTATGGTTTTGTGGCACAATAGTTGTATCCCTGCCTCTGAATCAGAATCTATAGAATCAAGTCCCATTGCAGGACATGACTGTCACATAAAGTACTTTCATGATGCAGCTAATCAATCCTTCTGATGTATGTAAACATAAGAGATTCTTTATGGATAGAAATGGCTGGAGtaggtggcacgatggctcagtggttagcactgctgcctcacaacgtcagggacctgggttcgattccagcctcgggcgactgtttgtgttgcttgcacattctgcctgggtttcctcccacagtctaaagttgtgcaggttaggtgaattggccatgctaaattgtccacagtgttcaggaatgtttaggttaggtgtttagttggggtaaatatagggtaggggaacgggtctgggtgggttactcttcagagggtcggtgtggactcattgggcaaaatggcctgtttcaacactgtagggattctatgatgaaacAGAAGCCACTACTATCATGGCCCATAGCTCTAGGCTGCATCACTCTGACATTTGATAAAAATCGCTTTCTGAATAGCGCATGCAACCTTTCAGGGGATATAAAGGATCCCATGGCTCTACTTTAAAGAATGGCATGGGTATTCTCCACGGTATCATAATTAATTTCTATCCCTCCATCAACAGCACAGAAAACTGGATTGTCTGGCCTTTCTctcactgctgtttgtgggagcttgctgacTGTAAACTAGTTACGTGACTCCAGTTGATAACATTCAGTAATTGGCAAAGGTGCATTGAGACATCACGTGGTAATGAAAGGCACTGTCCTTTTCTTTCCAACATTTTAATGCCCAATTTCATTTTAGCATATTTAGCGCTGATCACACCAACGTTCAATAATCCTATTTGTAATATAATGCAAAAGCAACAGTTTCTTCTGAGAAATACAAGATGCGGTGCACTTACCAGCCACTTATCCCTTGCAAAAATAACTGTATTAAGCATTGATTCATAGAAGAGGCTGTAGCCCATCCATTCACTGATTATAATGTCAACTTTATCCACGGGCAGTTCAACTTCCTCCACTTTACCATTAAATATTGTGATTACTGTAAAACATTCCATGCAATTCTCTGATTAGTTGAAAAAGACaggttttgtttcatttttcaaaATGTATTCTTTCATGACAAGTGGCAAGATATGGCATTTGTTTCCCATTCCTAAatacccttgaactgagtgactcgcttggtcatttcagagggcaggtaGAAATCAAACAGGTCTGGAGACCCATTGAGGCCAGatcgggtaaggatggcagataatCTTCATTTCACCAAATGGACTTTAGTGAGTCAGATAGGTCTTTACAAAAATCAGTCTAACTTTCAatcactgaatttaaattccaacaAATGCctcagtgggatttgaaccaatcTCCCCACACTAACAGCTGGGGCctttggattactaatccagtgacattacaacTACACCAGTACCAGCACAGGCTGGTATCAGTTTTAATTGAATGTATTTTCCCAGTCACAGTTAGCATGACATAGTAATACAGACACAACAAAATTACCATTGAATataaattaaattaaaaatcAGCTCTTCAGGACACAATACATCTTTTATGAGATGCTTCTCTTTCAATTTAAAATTAAAAGATCTTGCAAAATATTTGATGACAAAATATACTATTTAATGTCTTTAAATTAAGAAGGGAAAATAATCTCTAATTAACCCTCTGATTGATGCAAAAAATTATGAAATTATTTTGGTCATTTCAATGAAATCGCTCAATGTATTTGTAGATACGTAATTGTGTTTGTTAATTCGCTTACTGTTGTCTAAGTGGTTTGCCTTGATGATCTTCTCAGAGTAATCACAAATACTGGAGCATTCAATCTGATGTGTTAAGAGAAAGACAAAGTATGAACCCGTGAGCACTGAAATATATCTCTGCATTGTACTGATCTTAGAACAGGTAATTATACCTGTGACTTCAAAAATAGCGCCACTCATGTCCATAGCAACAAGAGTGGTTTTTAAAGTTTGTAATCATCACTTAGCCAACAGGGAGTGTGAGTAAATCGGGCGAACATTGGCAGCTTTGATTCAGTTCAGCTCTGCCTGAGACTGCATGTATCAGGCATCTCAAAGAGAAGCAATGAAACAAAGAAAATAGGTATCTGAGGCagtttggcccttcaagcctgttttgtaattcaatatgatcatccaTTTCGTATCATGTTCCTGTTTTCCAAACCCTTATCCCAAAgagctatatctaactccttcttaaaaatattcaatgcttTGGCTTCAACCATTTTCTGCACCAGAGAACTCGACAGGCTccctactctctgggtgaagagatttcttctcatctcagtcctaaatggcgtGCCCTGTTTACTTAGACTTTGACCCCTTGttctggtcatcaggaacatctttCCAGCTTTTAT
Proteins encoded in this region:
- the LOC140457931 gene encoding protein arginine N-methyltransferase 8-like; its protein translation is MGTKHSSRCLLRRAARITESDSAEVSSDQAEPLPVTQPVQTTQQTQTPMQTTVQTPVQTLSQTPVQTSCLGRGKMAKHLTPDEMTSKDYYFDSYAHFGIHEEMLKDEIRTLTYRNSVYHNKHVFKDKIVLDVGSGTGILAMFAARAGARKVFGIECSSICDYSEKIIKANHLDNIITIFNGKVEEVELPVDKVDIIISEWMGYSLFYESMLNTVIFARDKWLKPGGLMFPDRATLYIVAIEDRQYKDFKIHWWENVYGFDMTCIRNVAIKEPLVDIVDPKQVVTNACLIKEVDIYNVKTEDLSFTSTFCLQVQRNEYVHALVTYFNIEFTKCHKKTGFSTAPDAPYTHWKQTVFYLEDYLTVKRGEEICGTIAMNPNAKNNRDLDFSLQLDFRGQLCEASLSHDYRMR